Proteins from a genomic interval of Nitrospina gracilis Nb-211:
- a CDS encoding alpha/beta hydrolase, with amino-acid sequence MKSKPLFKIACLLAIVPFWLACAQTGPWHTTKSPSSSAKVETSKPTTSTAKQKPDAVAAIEKKFPGDEAFEKKPPQQPAESFTEPKAEKPEHPTISAETPSFEEPQFEQPAIHTPSGTEEIGATMPLFEDTAKQQKGFVVANVFYGTTRKYTGIKTSPKFYGGEAGDELEYGVATISVPTDPKMRSKGSLTTPLTIFEVQLEEEDPKKHVILKNAGRLSKEVFLERLNGNLANHPAMLVFVHGFNNTFEYAVQRAAQLAYDLEFDGTSVVFSWPSNGQAQDYIKDANRIRAAAIDLRQFLKTLHKGTQAKSVYLVAHSMGSVALTNALHDLALEMKEQEGPIFDEVILAAPDIDQIEFQKLFAEFKRITARTTLYASSRDQALIISREVNGYRRAGDSTGGILTLPGLDSIDVSRLDTNLIGHSYFGDNKSVISDIYRLIRGSPIYQRGKLVKRTLKGLTFWEFIP; translated from the coding sequence ATGAAATCCAAACCCCTTTTTAAAATCGCCTGCCTGCTTGCAATCGTCCCGTTCTGGCTGGCCTGCGCGCAGACCGGACCGTGGCACACAACGAAGAGCCCTTCGTCTTCCGCAAAGGTAGAAACCTCCAAGCCCACGACCAGCACGGCAAAACAAAAGCCCGATGCCGTCGCCGCCATCGAGAAAAAGTTTCCCGGCGACGAAGCATTTGAGAAGAAACCGCCCCAGCAGCCCGCCGAATCGTTTACCGAGCCAAAAGCGGAAAAACCCGAACACCCCACGATATCCGCCGAGACGCCCTCGTTTGAAGAACCGCAGTTCGAGCAACCGGCAATACACACCCCCAGCGGCACCGAGGAAATCGGAGCCACCATGCCTTTATTTGAAGACACGGCCAAGCAGCAGAAGGGCTTCGTGGTGGCGAATGTTTTCTATGGCACCACGCGTAAATACACCGGCATCAAAACCTCGCCCAAGTTTTACGGCGGCGAGGCGGGGGATGAGCTGGAGTACGGCGTGGCCACCATCTCCGTGCCCACCGATCCGAAGATGCGGAGCAAGGGAAGCCTCACCACGCCGCTGACGATTTTCGAAGTGCAGTTGGAAGAGGAAGATCCGAAAAAACACGTGATCCTGAAAAACGCGGGGCGGCTGAGCAAAGAGGTGTTTCTCGAACGCTTGAACGGCAACCTAGCCAATCACCCGGCCATGCTGGTGTTCGTGCACGGTTTCAACAACACCTTCGAGTATGCGGTGCAACGCGCGGCGCAGTTGGCTTATGATCTCGAGTTCGACGGCACCTCGGTGGTGTTCAGCTGGCCGTCGAACGGACAGGCGCAGGATTACATCAAGGACGCCAACCGCATCCGCGCCGCGGCGATCGACCTGCGCCAGTTCCTCAAAACCCTGCACAAGGGAACGCAGGCGAAGTCGGTGTACCTGGTGGCGCACAGCATGGGGAGCGTGGCGCTCACCAACGCCCTGCACGATCTCGCGCTGGAGATGAAAGAACAGGAAGGCCCGATCTTCGACGAGGTCATTCTGGCGGCGCCGGACATCGACCAGATCGAGTTTCAGAAACTGTTCGCCGAGTTCAAACGCATCACGGCCCGCACCACGCTGTATGCATCGAGCCGCGACCAGGCACTCATCATCTCGCGCGAAGTGAACGGGTATCGACGGGCGGGCGACTCCACCGGCGGCATCCTCACCCTGCCGGGGCTGGATTCCATCGACGTGTCGCGCCTGGACACCAACCTGATCGGGCATTCCTACTTCGGCGACAACAAGTCGGTGATCTCGGACATCTATCGCCTGATCCGCGGCAGTCCCATCTACCAGCGCGGCAAGCTGGTGAAGCGCACGCTCAAGGGACTCACGTTCTGGGAGTTCATTCCCTGA
- a CDS encoding 4Fe-4S dicluster domain-containing protein: MSLRYRLNKEKFKGKKLPPKIRTNEDHVSEDQRGNLTSSDMEFEAVRHFKDAVKKPIEESEFSRRGLFSHLNRLKEYSDESERLEAERNPVKKKKRKKKKKAKAEDGLEPAGTGIIEGTAEADAEGAVADATGETPSDAAVEEEPKPEKGLFRRVKEYFYPSLEFETPKPKPKPKPKAAPKPALAAEGESTDGAPTAAGAEDTTAEATELEAHDASTEIPPQEEEERDPDDKEMDRRYMLRQSVHFFAKPTVDNIQGKIDKVNTAFDKITKRPPLLRPPGAISEREFLNACTRCSDCVNACPKDAILKVPKKMGFLIMDTPYIDPAKVPCVMCDGLPCIAACQEGALLPVPGGPRNVEMGYAILDKKKCQAYGDSFCQQCLIDCPIPGAITQDREMRPTIHKDVCTGCGVCVRSCGTVNIPVAIKVKPQMVIEYQQRKKEREKQQAELEARRQQLKAELARQETATATEEPPEEGGDDSAAPDESRSNEG; this comes from the coding sequence ATGTCGCTCCGCTACCGCCTCAACAAGGAAAAATTCAAGGGCAAGAAACTGCCTCCGAAGATCCGCACGAACGAAGACCACGTCTCCGAGGACCAGCGCGGCAATCTGACTTCCAGCGACATGGAATTTGAAGCGGTCCGCCACTTCAAGGATGCGGTGAAGAAACCCATCGAGGAATCCGAATTCTCCCGCCGCGGCCTGTTCTCCCACCTCAACCGCCTGAAAGAATACTCGGACGAATCCGAACGCCTCGAAGCCGAACGAAATCCCGTCAAAAAGAAAAAACGCAAAAAGAAGAAAAAGGCCAAGGCCGAGGACGGCCTCGAGCCCGCCGGGACCGGGATCATCGAAGGGACGGCCGAAGCCGATGCGGAGGGGGCCGTCGCGGACGCCACCGGGGAGACTCCATCCGATGCGGCGGTCGAGGAAGAACCGAAACCGGAAAAAGGGTTGTTCCGCCGCGTGAAGGAATACTTCTACCCTTCGCTTGAATTCGAAACCCCCAAGCCGAAACCGAAGCCCAAACCCAAGGCCGCGCCGAAACCCGCCCTCGCCGCCGAAGGCGAATCCACAGACGGCGCACCCACAGCCGCAGGAGCCGAAGACACAACTGCGGAAGCGACGGAATTGGAAGCGCACGACGCCTCCACCGAAATCCCGCCGCAGGAGGAAGAAGAGCGCGATCCCGACGACAAGGAAATGGACCGGCGCTACATGCTCCGCCAGAGCGTCCACTTCTTCGCCAAGCCGACGGTGGACAACATCCAGGGCAAGATCGACAAGGTCAACACCGCCTTCGACAAAATCACCAAGCGCCCGCCCCTTCTGCGCCCGCCGGGGGCGATTTCCGAGCGCGAGTTTCTAAACGCCTGCACGCGATGCAGTGACTGCGTGAACGCCTGCCCGAAGGACGCCATCCTGAAGGTGCCGAAGAAGATGGGCTTCCTCATCATGGACACGCCGTACATCGACCCGGCCAAGGTGCCGTGTGTCATGTGCGACGGCCTGCCGTGCATCGCCGCCTGCCAGGAAGGGGCGCTGTTGCCGGTGCCGGGCGGTCCGCGCAACGTCGAGATGGGATACGCCATTCTGGACAAGAAAAAATGCCAGGCCTACGGCGACTCCTTCTGCCAGCAGTGCCTGATCGACTGCCCCATTCCGGGTGCCATCACGCAGGATCGCGAGATGCGGCCGACCATCCACAAGGACGTGTGCACGGGGTGCGGCGTGTGCGTGCGTTCCTGCGGCACGGTGAACATCCCCGTCGCCATCAAGGTGAAGCCGCAGATGGTGATCGAGTACCAGCAACGCAAGAAGGAACGCGAGAAACAGCAGGCGGAGCTGGAGGCACGCCGCCAGCAGTTGAAAGCGGAACTGGCCCGGCAAGAGACCGCCACCGCCACCGAAGAGCCGCCGGAGGAAGGCGGGGACGATTCCGCCGCGCCGGATGAGTCGCGTTCCAATGAAGGGTGA
- the secD gene encoding protein translocase subunit SecD, with protein MFRDLKWKIPLILAVLLGAVWLAYPVKEKINLGLDLQGGMHLVLEVQTEKAVESTLEQRADDIKRALQDEDIELERVFALQEDMTIHIILVDTIDSPATTEAVKSYPSMKLLGTEREGLELIYQVTKEEIKYIKENAVQQALETIRNRVDQFGVSEPAIQVQGERRILVQLPGIEEPERAINLIGKTARLEFKAVDESMSPQQALKEGAPIGSEVLYQRIVNEETGEVTKEPFLIKERAIMTGDSLTAAEVRFDNQFNEPYVALTFNSLGGQQFYQLSKDYLGKRVAIVLDNNVYSAPVIREEIPGGRAQITGRFTTDEARDLAIALRAGALPAPVVILENRTIGPSLGRDSVEAGVTSIVAGFVAVLIFMMIYYRLSGVIAVTALFLNLILLLGALAYFGAALTLPGIAGIILTVGMAVDANVLVFERIREEIRIGKPVRAAIDAGFAKALSTIVDANVTTFIAAIVLFQFGTGPIKGFAITLCIGIAASMFTAVFVSRTIFDSAMARKKINTLSIG; from the coding sequence ATGTTTCGTGATCTCAAATGGAAAATCCCGCTGATTCTTGCCGTGCTGTTGGGCGCGGTGTGGCTGGCGTACCCTGTGAAGGAAAAGATCAATCTCGGTCTTGACCTGCAGGGTGGCATGCACCTCGTTCTGGAAGTGCAGACCGAGAAAGCAGTCGAAAGCACGCTCGAGCAGAGGGCCGACGACATCAAGCGCGCCCTGCAGGATGAGGACATCGAACTCGAACGCGTGTTCGCCCTGCAGGAGGACATGACCATCCACATCATCCTGGTCGATACCATCGATTCCCCCGCGACCACGGAAGCGGTCAAAAGCTACCCCAGCATGAAGCTCTTGGGCACGGAGCGCGAGGGGCTGGAGTTGATCTACCAGGTTACGAAAGAAGAAATCAAATACATCAAGGAGAACGCCGTCCAGCAGGCGCTTGAAACCATCCGCAACCGCGTCGACCAGTTCGGCGTCTCGGAACCCGCCATCCAGGTGCAGGGCGAGCGGCGTATTCTGGTGCAACTGCCGGGCATCGAGGAGCCGGAGCGCGCTATCAACCTGATCGGCAAAACCGCGCGGCTGGAGTTCAAGGCGGTGGACGAGTCGATGAGTCCCCAGCAGGCTCTTAAGGAAGGCGCGCCGATAGGCAGTGAGGTTCTTTATCAGCGCATCGTAAACGAGGAAACCGGTGAAGTGACGAAGGAGCCGTTCCTCATCAAGGAACGCGCCATCATGACCGGCGACAGCCTCACCGCCGCCGAAGTCCGCTTCGACAACCAGTTCAACGAACCGTACGTGGCGCTCACTTTTAACAGCCTGGGCGGCCAGCAGTTTTACCAGCTTTCCAAAGATTATCTCGGCAAGCGTGTCGCCATCGTGCTCGACAACAATGTCTATTCCGCGCCGGTGATCCGGGAAGAGATTCCCGGCGGCCGCGCACAGATCACGGGTCGTTTCACCACCGACGAAGCGCGCGACCTGGCCATTGCCCTGCGCGCGGGCGCACTGCCGGCGCCGGTGGTCATTCTCGAAAACCGCACCATCGGCCCGTCCCTCGGCCGCGACTCGGTGGAAGCGGGCGTGACGTCTATCGTTGCCGGATTCGTGGCGGTGCTCATTTTCATGATGATCTACTATCGCCTGTCAGGTGTGATCGCGGTGACCGCGTTGTTCCTGAACTTGATTCTGTTGCTGGGGGCGCTGGCCTACTTCGGTGCGGCGCTCACCCTGCCGGGCATCGCCGGTATCATCCTGACCGTCGGCATGGCGGTCGATGCCAACGTGCTGGTTTTCGAGCGCATACGAGAGGAAATCCGGATCGGCAAACCCGTGCGCGCCGCTATCGACGCCGGTTTCGCCAAGGCGCTCAGCACCATTGTTGACGCCAACGTCACCACGTTCATTGCCGCCATCGTCCTGTTCCAGTTCGGCACCGGACCGATCAAGGGCTTCGCCATCACGCTCTGCATCGGCATCGCGGCCAGCATGTTCACCGCGGTGTTTGTGAGCCGTACCATTTTCGATTCCGCCATGGCGCGGAAAAAGATCAACACCCTCAGCATCGGCTAG
- a CDS encoding B12-binding domain-containing radical SAM protein: MNKKVMLIFPPEWVPTAPYLALPSLAAVLRQNGIPTVLKDINVEAFDHYFTQDYLEFVRERIQGRLMSLMEKEQREGLTEEERQLKEGFIQYTYVDIPHHARKVERAKEITRGPEFYEVEKLEWALNAFREVMELISISYYPASINFYPVESNLNVYRPWVSEDLFRAPHDRDVNIYIDLCERLVYPAIDEEQPDVVGISIGTPVQLMAGMTFAQLIRKKYPHIHVTVGGNITTRLKDEIAKKPKFFDRAFHSLIAYEGEHALVELVRALEEGSPLSDVPNLIWKDETGQVRVNDKLHTERVNELPIPDFDGMPFDKYFAPEKILPYLGTRGCYWGKCTFCDHGAGYIDQYRAKHADRIIEELKEMKEKYQAKHILFTDESFPPALFRKLPPMMIDAKLDLFWTTLIRFEESLLDPECWEMAAKSGCRSLYFGLESANERIIKLVKKDTKIDVAIKNLKEAKRVGIWSHVMGFFGFPSETQEEAEDTRHFLLDNQDIIHSVEMYFFVLYKHAPVWDMMEETKIDVQINPEHDLALDYYYTPENGLSIPEAMQRYEQFYRDDYDPWALRVNAREHVYLYITHYGTNDLPQLYVRNHPESQNQMAPEVIL, encoded by the coding sequence ATGAATAAAAAAGTGATGCTCATCTTTCCGCCGGAGTGGGTTCCCACCGCACCCTATCTGGCCTTGCCCAGCCTGGCGGCAGTGCTTCGCCAGAACGGCATCCCCACCGTGCTCAAAGACATCAACGTCGAGGCGTTCGACCATTATTTCACCCAGGATTATCTGGAATTTGTCCGGGAGCGCATCCAAGGACGTCTGATGAGTTTGATGGAAAAAGAGCAGCGGGAAGGGTTGACCGAAGAGGAACGCCAGCTCAAGGAAGGGTTCATCCAGTACACCTATGTGGACATCCCGCATCATGCGAGAAAGGTTGAGCGGGCGAAGGAAATCACCCGGGGGCCGGAGTTCTACGAAGTGGAAAAACTGGAATGGGCGCTCAACGCCTTCCGCGAGGTGATGGAGCTCATCTCCATTTCGTATTATCCGGCGTCGATCAACTTTTATCCGGTCGAGAGCAACCTGAACGTGTACCGGCCGTGGGTGTCGGAAGACCTGTTCCGCGCACCGCACGACCGCGACGTGAACATTTACATCGACCTGTGCGAACGTCTGGTGTACCCGGCGATCGATGAAGAACAGCCGGACGTCGTCGGCATCTCCATCGGCACGCCGGTGCAGTTGATGGCGGGCATGACGTTCGCCCAGCTCATCCGCAAAAAATACCCGCACATCCACGTCACCGTCGGCGGCAACATCACCACCCGGCTGAAAGACGAGATCGCCAAGAAGCCGAAATTTTTCGACCGCGCGTTTCATTCACTTATTGCCTACGAGGGCGAGCACGCGCTGGTGGAACTGGTGCGTGCGCTGGAAGAGGGGAGCCCGCTCTCCGACGTGCCCAACCTGATCTGGAAGGATGAAACCGGACAGGTGCGGGTGAACGACAAGCTCCACACCGAGCGCGTCAACGAACTGCCGATTCCGGATTTCGACGGCATGCCGTTCGACAAATACTTCGCGCCGGAGAAAATCCTGCCCTATCTCGGCACGCGCGGTTGTTACTGGGGCAAGTGCACCTTCTGCGACCACGGCGCGGGGTACATCGACCAGTACCGCGCCAAGCACGCCGACCGCATCATCGAAGAACTGAAAGAGATGAAGGAGAAGTACCAGGCCAAGCACATCCTGTTCACCGATGAGTCGTTTCCGCCGGCCCTGTTCCGCAAACTGCCGCCGATGATGATCGACGCCAAGCTGGACCTGTTCTGGACGACGCTCATCCGCTTCGAGGAATCCCTGCTCGATCCGGAGTGCTGGGAGATGGCGGCGAAATCCGGGTGCCGCAGTCTGTACTTCGGGCTGGAGTCGGCGAACGAACGCATCATCAAGCTGGTCAAGAAGGACACGAAGATCGACGTCGCCATCAAAAACCTGAAAGAAGCGAAGCGCGTCGGCATCTGGAGCCACGTCATGGGCTTTTTCGGGTTCCCCAGCGAGACGCAGGAGGAAGCCGAAGACACGCGCCATTTCCTGCTCGACAACCAGGACATCATTCACTCGGTCGAGATGTATTTCTTCGTGCTCTACAAGCACGCGCCGGTGTGGGACATGATGGAGGAGACGAAGATCGACGTGCAGATCAACCCGGAACACGATTTGGCGCTCGACTACTACTACACGCCGGAGAACGGCCTCTCCATCCCGGAAGCGATGCAACGTTACGAGCAGTTTTACCGGGACGACTACGATCCGTGGGCGCTCCGCGTCAACGCCCGCGAGCACGTGTACCTGTACATCACCCACTACGGCACCAACGACCTGCCGCAACTCTACGTGCGCAACCACCCCGAATCGCAAAACCAGATGGCCCCCGAAGTCATCCTGTAA
- a CDS encoding ankyrin repeat domain-containing protein, with the protein MRFSFFLPRNFIAALSLTLLAGGCMILPTQTLEQAVVYNNQKEVRRHLNEGVEVNKPGTEGKTALHFAAEKGREEVTRILLDRGANVNARDSDKRTPLLLAAHEGNEMVVRILLENGADLGATDDLGRNALHHAALSGRQRVALELIQRKLPVNQPDKKGYTPLYLAVLGNETEMVKFLIHKGASVNPPGPSPIIAAARQGNDRIVEVLLTNRAPLYGPPQAEDTPLHIAAQKGHFHVVRVLLDRGVDVHRKNKAGKTALYYAVDSNHSTVAEMLIDKGADPNQHVPEGSLLHVAAEKGNYSVARTLIEKGIALTTKNGKNQDPLDVAIEHAHQNVADLITSELVKRKQAGR; encoded by the coding sequence ATGCGTTTTTCTTTTTTTCTGCCCAGAAACTTCATCGCCGCTTTGTCCCTGACCCTGCTTGCGGGCGGGTGCATGATCCTGCCCACACAAACGCTTGAGCAGGCGGTTGTGTATAACAACCAGAAGGAAGTGCGGCGGCATCTGAATGAAGGTGTCGAGGTCAACAAACCCGGCACGGAAGGCAAAACCGCGCTCCACTTCGCCGCCGAAAAAGGCCGCGAGGAAGTCACGCGTATCCTGCTCGACCGCGGCGCCAACGTGAACGCCCGCGACAGCGACAAACGCACGCCCCTGCTCCTCGCCGCTCACGAAGGCAACGAGATGGTGGTGCGCATCCTGCTCGAAAACGGCGCCGACCTTGGCGCCACGGACGATCTCGGCAGGAACGCCCTGCATCACGCCGCGTTGAGCGGACGCCAGCGTGTGGCGCTCGAACTCATTCAGCGCAAACTGCCGGTCAATCAACCGGACAAAAAGGGATACACGCCCCTGTACCTGGCGGTGCTGGGGAACGAAACGGAGATGGTGAAATTTCTGATTCATAAGGGAGCTTCGGTGAACCCGCCGGGGCCGTCGCCCATCATCGCCGCCGCCCGCCAGGGCAATGACCGCATCGTGGAGGTTCTTCTCACCAACCGGGCGCCTTTGTACGGCCCGCCACAGGCCGAGGACACGCCGCTCCACATCGCCGCGCAGAAAGGGCATTTTCACGTGGTGCGGGTCCTGCTGGACCGGGGCGTGGATGTGCATCGAAAAAACAAGGCGGGTAAAACGGCTTTGTATTATGCGGTGGACTCCAACCACAGCACGGTGGCGGAAATGCTGATCGACAAGGGAGCCGATCCCAATCAGCATGTGCCGGAAGGGAGCCTCCTGCACGTTGCGGCTGAAAAGGGGAATTACAGCGTGGCGAGGACGTTGATCGAAAAGGGCATCGCCCTGACCACCAAAAACGGCAAGAACCAGGATCCCTTGGACGTTGCCATCGAGCACGCCCACCAGAACGTCGCCGACCTCATCACCTCCGAATTGGTGAAGCGCAAGCAGGCGGGGCGTTGA
- a CDS encoding zinc ribbon domain-containing protein: MNPQLQKLVSVQQMDNEIGEIQEMADLIPKQVVAGEKELEGKKSALNALQREIEELKKKRKQCEQDVQAEQDRIAKTKAKLPTVKTNKEYSAILTEVDAIKSKIDGIEEKELEVMEALEEKEAQIPDLEKEFNGECQKFDEYKKKKEEELKRTQAELQGLEAKRQEAMESVDARMAAHYEKLRKARGVAVVHIEGEVCQGCHQQIQPQVALEVRTSPDKIHQCQFCDRYLYFIPKPEEETETETAVSK; the protein is encoded by the coding sequence ATGAATCCTCAATTGCAAAAACTGGTCTCCGTCCAGCAAATGGATAACGAAATCGGCGAAATCCAGGAGATGGCGGACCTCATCCCCAAACAGGTCGTAGCCGGGGAAAAGGAATTGGAAGGCAAGAAGAGCGCGCTGAACGCGCTTCAACGGGAAATCGAAGAGCTCAAGAAAAAACGGAAACAGTGCGAGCAGGACGTGCAGGCGGAGCAGGACCGCATCGCCAAAACCAAGGCAAAACTTCCTACGGTGAAGACCAACAAGGAATACAGTGCCATCCTGACCGAAGTCGATGCCATCAAGAGCAAGATCGACGGCATCGAGGAAAAGGAACTGGAAGTCATGGAAGCGCTGGAGGAGAAGGAAGCGCAGATCCCGGATCTCGAAAAAGAATTCAACGGCGAGTGCCAGAAATTCGACGAATACAAAAAGAAAAAAGAAGAAGAGTTGAAGCGCACCCAGGCGGAGTTGCAGGGACTCGAAGCCAAGCGCCAGGAGGCGATGGAATCCGTCGATGCCAGAATGGCGGCGCATTACGAAAAACTGCGCAAGGCCCGCGGCGTGGCGGTGGTTCACATCGAGGGCGAGGTATGCCAGGGGTGCCACCAGCAGATCCAACCGCAGGTGGCGCTGGAGGTGCGAACGTCCCCCGACAAGATTCACCAGTGCCAGTTCTGCGACCGGTACCTGTATTTCATCCCCAAACCCGAAGAGGAAACGGAAACCGAAACGGCGGTGTCGAAGTAA
- the secF gene encoding protein translocase subunit SecF — protein sequence MELIKKETRFDFMGKIKGAMVFSGLLILISIASIAVHGGLKYGIDFAGGTLVQLRFPTPPSIDSVRNGLKEVGLGDSTIQKFGTKNDILIQLEGSEEQLQEVGSQVTGALEKSLGITGIEVERVEMVGPKVGQDLRQKAVLSIVYAIIGIIIYISWRFEFQYAIAAIIALIHDVVITMGAFSVLDKEFTLVIVAAFLTIIGYSLNDTIVVFDRIRENTRRRGKETLASLINISINQTLSRTLLTSGTTLLVVIALFFLGGEIIHDFSFALLVGIGIGTYSSIFIASVFLVFWEARSKRPKKA from the coding sequence ATGGAACTGATCAAAAAAGAAACCCGATTCGACTTCATGGGCAAGATCAAGGGCGCCATGGTTTTCTCCGGCCTGTTGATTCTGATCAGCATCGCGTCCATCGCCGTGCATGGCGGCCTCAAGTATGGCATCGACTTCGCCGGCGGCACCCTGGTGCAGTTGCGGTTTCCGACGCCGCCGTCCATCGACAGTGTCCGCAACGGGCTCAAGGAAGTCGGGCTGGGGGACAGCACCATCCAGAAATTCGGCACGAAGAATGACATCCTGATTCAACTCGAAGGTTCCGAGGAACAATTGCAGGAAGTCGGTTCGCAGGTGACCGGTGCCCTGGAAAAAAGCCTGGGCATCACCGGCATCGAAGTGGAGCGCGTGGAAATGGTTGGCCCCAAGGTGGGCCAGGACCTCAGGCAGAAAGCGGTGCTGTCGATCGTCTACGCCATCATCGGCATTATCATTTACATCTCGTGGCGGTTTGAATTCCAGTACGCGATCGCCGCGATCATCGCACTCATTCACGACGTGGTCATCACCATGGGTGCGTTCTCCGTGCTGGACAAGGAGTTCACGCTGGTCATCGTCGCCGCCTTTCTCACCATCATCGGTTATTCGTTGAACGACACCATCGTCGTGTTCGACCGCATCCGCGAAAACACCCGCCGGCGCGGCAAGGAGACCCTGGCCTCGCTCATCAACATCAGCATCAACCAGACCCTGAGCCGCACCCTGCTGACCTCCGGCACGACGTTGCTGGTGGTCATTGCCCTGTTTTTCCTTGGGGGCGAGATCATCCACGATTTCTCCTTCGCCCTTTTGGTGGGCATTGGCATCGGCACCTACTCTTCCATCTTCATTGCCAGCGTGTTCCTCGTGTTTTGGGAAGCCCGTTCCAAGCGTCCGAAAAAAGCCTGA
- the aspS gene encoding aspartate--tRNA ligase, translating to MTQKFIRTHHCNELREGDLDKTVTLCGWVHTRRDHGGLIFIDLWDKRGLTQVVLNPQIDQLAHQEAQSLRGNYVIAVTGTVRKRPEGMVNPKLETGAIEVYVSDLAILNKSETPPFPGWEEAEVSEALRLKHRYLDLRSPDLQRNLKTRYDITRVVRNVLHEADFTEVETPMLTKSTPEGARDYLVPSRLNPEKFYALPQSPQLFKQILMVSGLDRYFQITKCFRDEDLRQDRQPEFTQIDMELSFIDEPQLFQLIESMMKTIYKEVKGIDIPTPFPILKYQDAIDRYGSDKPDLRFDLEIVDLSKEVEGTDFKVFAEALKNGGQVRALNAKKSSEALSRKVLDDLTEVAKTYGAKGMAWIKVNADGLQSPIAKFFKKEMLDAMMAKLGAEVGDTIVFAADSPRIVADSLAHLRLAIGKHLNLIDTSLIRFAWVTEFPLLEWDETEKRYVAMHHPFTSPMEEDLGKMESDPGSMRARAYDLVLNGSEIGGGSIRIHNQDVQEKMFGLLGINKEEAQAKFGFLLEALQYGAPPHGGIAFGLDRIATILCGAASIRDVIAFPKTQKATCLMTQAPSAIDPKQLKELKLKFDLS from the coding sequence ATGACCCAGAAATTCATAAGAACCCACCATTGCAATGAATTGCGCGAGGGCGACCTCGACAAAACCGTCACCCTTTGCGGCTGGGTGCACACCCGGCGCGACCACGGCGGACTCATTTTCATCGACCTGTGGGACAAGCGCGGTCTCACGCAGGTGGTGTTGAATCCGCAGATCGACCAGCTCGCCCACCAGGAAGCGCAGTCGCTCCGCGGCAACTACGTCATCGCCGTCACCGGCACCGTGCGCAAGCGGCCGGAAGGCATGGTGAATCCCAAACTGGAAACCGGCGCGATCGAGGTCTATGTTTCCGATCTCGCTATCCTGAACAAGTCCGAGACGCCGCCCTTCCCCGGCTGGGAGGAGGCGGAGGTTTCCGAGGCGCTGCGCCTGAAGCACCGCTACCTCGACCTGCGCTCGCCGGACCTGCAACGCAATCTCAAGACCCGCTACGACATCACCCGCGTGGTGCGCAACGTCCTGCACGAAGCGGACTTCACGGAAGTGGAAACGCCCATGCTCACCAAGAGCACGCCGGAAGGCGCGCGAGACTATTTGGTGCCAAGCCGCCTCAACCCGGAAAAGTTCTATGCCCTGCCGCAGTCGCCGCAGTTGTTCAAACAGATCCTGATGGTGTCCGGACTCGACCGTTATTTCCAGATCACGAAATGCTTTCGCGACGAGGACCTGCGCCAGGACCGCCAGCCGGAGTTCACGCAGATCGACATGGAGTTGTCGTTCATCGACGAGCCGCAGTTGTTCCAACTGATCGAGTCGATGATGAAGACGATCTATAAAGAGGTGAAGGGGATCGATATCCCGACGCCGTTCCCGATTCTGAAATACCAGGACGCGATTGACCGCTACGGCTCGGACAAACCGGACCTGCGGTTCGATCTGGAGATCGTCGATCTTTCAAAAGAAGTGGAAGGCACCGACTTCAAAGTGTTCGCCGAGGCACTCAAAAACGGCGGGCAGGTGCGCGCGCTGAACGCCAAGAAAAGTTCGGAAGCGCTGTCGCGCAAGGTGCTCGACGACCTGACCGAAGTCGCGAAAACTTACGGCGCGAAGGGCATGGCGTGGATCAAGGTCAATGCCGACGGGTTGCAGTCGCCCATCGCCAAGTTCTTCAAGAAGGAAATGCTGGACGCGATGATGGCGAAACTCGGAGCGGAAGTGGGCGACACCATCGTCTTCGCCGCCGACTCGCCGCGCATCGTCGCCGACTCGCTGGCGCACCTGCGCCTCGCCATCGGCAAACACCTGAACCTGATCGACACCAGCCTCATCCGCTTCGCGTGGGTGACGGAGTTCCCCCTGCTGGAATGGGACGAAACGGAAAAACGCTACGTCGCCATGCACCACCCGTTCACGTCGCCCATGGAAGAGGACTTGGGCAAGATGGAATCGGACCCCGGCTCCATGCGGGCGCGGGCGTACGATCTCGTGCTGAACGGCAGTGAGATCGGCGGCGGCAGTATCCGTATCCACAATCAGGACGTGCAGGAAAAGATGTTCGGCCTGCTCGGCATCAACAAGGAAGAAGCGCAGGCGAAGTTCGGCTTTCTGCTGGAAGCGTTGCAGTACGGCGCACCGCCGCACGGCGGCATCGCCTTCGGCCTCGACCGCATCGCCACCATCCTCTGCGGCGCGGCGAGCATCCGCGATGTCATCGCCTTCCCCAAAACGCAGAAGGCGACATGCCTGATGACGCAGGCCCCCTCCGCCATCGATCCCAAACAGCTCAAAGAACTGAAACTGAAGTTCGACCTGTCCTAA